The DNA segment tagagtatatatatatatatatatatatatatatatatacatatatatatatatatatatatgatatatataaacatttatatataaacacctaAAATATACAGGGATATATACATCAGAATCGTGATGTATTTAAATCTTTATACCTTAATTATTAAAATCTAATGCTAGGATTCACATAGACTCTGAGACACAGGTTCTAAACCTGTCCAAGACAGATATATTCATCATAAGAATAATTTCTTTATGGGTATTTACTCATAAAGTTAAGTGAATTCGATGTCAAAATCCGTTCATGGttcaggttcatatatatatatatatatatatatatatatatatatatatatatatatatatatatatatatatatatatatatatatacagtgtatatatacatatatatatatatatatgtgtatatacatacatgtatatttatatatatatgtgtgtgtgtgtatatatatatatatatatatatatatatatatatatatatatatatatatataatggaaatatatgtatatatgtatatacttactaatatatatgtatatagatatatcaagtactatatatacatacatacatatatatatatatatatatatatatatatatatatacagtacatactatatACTGTAAAAGGTGTGTAATTGATCAAATAATTCCCTGGTTATTTAAAAGTTTAATATCTTCCCATTTTAAAAGAGTAATTATCTCATCTTGTGCAGCGGAAATAACACATAAATTTCAATGGTTATAACACCAATATCATCTATCAGCCATCATTAAAGAAACGATTATATTAGGAAATATTAATCCACTTTAGTAAAGTCATACTGTACCTGCATTCAGTCTAGGCCATTTTCATCAACCGTTATTAATGTTTTTGGCCATTTGAGGTTTGCTAATTCTGTCGTCTTCTACCACAATGGCAGAGATGATCATTGTTTCTTGAAAGGTGGCATTTGTCATCCTCACGCCGTTACCATTGAAGGAGTATtattatggtgataatgataattaccTAAGAATAACGGAGCTGTTTGGAATGTTTTCAGAAAGATTTACGTATTCCTGATGAATGTTTGTGTTTTTGAAGGGGATACAGAATTAATCCTATTTCTTATTATCAAGTCTAGCTGCGCTACTTGCGACCGAAAAATAGTAGCCAAAATTTTCCACTAGTTTTTCCTATTTGCTAAACATTCTCAAGTTTCCTTATGCACTGAGTCAAACTAACATACATTATCATACAGCTGTCATCATCAAAATGTTCAAATTGCAATGGTAACTTCTGATCAACCTATTTGTGTGATAGAAGTTTGTTCAGGTGTATTTTTCTGACTTCTAGTACAGGATATCTTTCATCAATGATTTCACAAGACCGTTCCTTGGAGTTTCTACTGCTACTGACTGTTGAGTAATTTGTGTAGAGACAATTGAtttaatttaataatgaaaatatttgcttTTACTTTCATTCTTTATATAAATGGTAAAAGAATTCTCATGACGGTAGAATATCCAATGCTAACCAATCTATTGTATTATATTCTTGAAATGGTTAGAATGGGTTAGCCTACTGAGATGGGATTTCATTTTTACCACTTATATGAAGGATGAAAATCAAATCCAAATATCTTCATTGTCAATTTAAATgaaatgtttgtaaacaaattaCTCATTGGTCAGTAGCAATTGAAACTTCAAAGAATGGTCTTGAGAAATCATTATTAAAACTTCCACAACTGTAGCAATAAGAGGggaaatattagaataaattatgATAGACAAAAAAAGCCTTTACATTAAGAGAGCTTGAAGGCACCTTGGGCTGGCGGGCCTCTCCCCAGGACAGTGAGCCcaaagtactatagtccatttcttttagcgagtcatatatgcaccgactcgcaacggtgcccttttagctcggaaaagtttccaggtcgctgattggttagaattatcttgtccaaccaatcagcgatcaggaaacttttccgagctaaaagagcaccgctgcgagtcggtgcaaatatgactcgctaaaagaaatggactatagctttgTACTAGAAGTACAGAGTTGGAGTTGGAAGGACTGGAGGCAATCCTCCCAAGTGGGGTACCTCTCCCTCTGCTGAGTGCCCAATTGGGGATCCCTTCCAGACAGTGGACCACATACTTCGTGGTTGTGAACAGGGACCAATCTATACAGATTTGGAGATCTACGAATATATTCAGGTCGCTATTAAGTGGATATACGTTGGCGCTAGAAGATATATTGTGATGAAGATAACTAGAAGTCACAAAAATAATCTTGAACAAACTTCCATCAAATGAATAGGCTTCCCAGGTGTTACCCctgtaatttaaataaaaatcagctgtataataatgtatattatttcaaatatttgttcCGATATTTTACTCAATTAATACGTTATAGAATACCaatgtttattactttttttggAAGATATATTCTTATATAGAGCCATAATAAATTGTTCAAATTAAAgtttatgataatattttattattatagaatAAAAGCTTACAGTATTTAAGTTGACGCTGATTAAATGAGATTAGGTTTTATACTTTGGTAAATAAAGAAAAGGATGAGATTTTAAAGACCAAGTTCTAATTGAGCATAAAAGATTATTCGTAAGATGTAAGAGCGATATTGGTAGTATGATTTGAGACAATGCCAcacaggttattttttttttcttttattaagatttatGATGCATTTACAATTTTAAcaattcataatatttctttctctctctccgaataggcgtaggagatgatgatgatatacatcatAATGTATTtgcttgaataatttttttttattttgggaattGATTCATgggaatgtatatactgtatatatatatatatatatatatatatatatatatatatatatatatatatatatatatatatgtgtgtgtgtgtgtgtgtgtgtgtgtgtgtgtgtatgacaccGAAGGATGGCCGACTGAAAATACCTCCGAAATTACACTCGAGAGATAAAAGAGACGTTACGACATAAACCATCTTCGAAATTCTTGTGATGTTTCCCAATGTCAAAGCGTCAAGCCAACCGAAGGTCTCCATCCCCTCCAGCAACTATAAAAGGTTGAAGCAGACTTCCTTCGGTAGACACTCGCTCGTCAGTGGCCACACTAATTACCCACAAGCAGCAATGAAGTTTCTGGTAAGTATATTAATGACTTAGCTCAAGCAAATATTTGTAAACTATTGACAGTTTCATTGACCAAAGTATTAATAACTTTCTTGGGCATTCAGCCTAAAAATTCCTTTTCTCTATTAAATGTTTACAAAGCAGTAGAAAAATTACGAGATACCATTAGCTTAATTCTTTTTTCCATATTCCGTAGATATTTTCTGAATGAACCTCTTGTTAGTGTAgttatttgttagttttatttaCTATTAAATGAGCAATACAATTTTCTTTGTATAGAAGAGAGCACTAATAGCCAATTTCCTTTCCATCTTGTGCGTCAGTGTATTCAATGCACCGAGTGCATGAATTGAAAAATGGTTAATCTGAATCGTTAGTTTATATTATTAGTTATGTATATCTTTTAAATATGGCAGCCAGCAAGACATTGAAATTCAAGAATAAACTGCGTTCACTTTAATCCATACAATCACatggcccgaaaaaaaaaatagattatttttcccTTGTCTATAGTTTTAGTTTCACATATGAATTTGATTTTGTATGATATTGCAGCTATAGTTTTAGCAGTAGTCAAACGAGTACCATTATTAACGAATTAAACCtctccttatatacatatatatatatatatatatatatatatatatatatatatatctaatcgaCGATGTAATTGTGCAAttttatatttacagttttttttttttttttggtaaaatatctACATTATAGTTCTATATGTGCATTTGAAAAGAAACTAAAGTctagaaattatctacattttaaAAGATTACCTTTGAATCATATACAGTAAATTGTATTGGTATATTCTGCAACATCGGTTGATTTTGTCGCATCCGAACTCTTGTTTGAATCTCTCTCAATATTCCAGGCAATCGTGCTCTTGGCGGCTTCCGCTTGCGCTACTGAGATTGAGAAGCGAGATGCGGAGCCAAGTGTTGTCAGTTATGGCCATCATCGTCCTTCCTATGGCTACGGTTATGGTTACCCGTATGGGTACCGTAGCTACTACCCAGTAGGCTACGGTTACGTGCACCCCCATCACAAGAGGTCTGCTGATCCAGAACCAGAGGCTGAGGCTTCCCTCTCCTATGCACACCATCATGGCCATGGACACCCCCATGTCTACCCTCCTCATGGCCATCACTACGGAAAGAGGTCTGCCGATCCTCAACCTGATTCCGAGCCTTCCTATGGCCATGGCTATGGCTACTACGGCTATCCTCGTCCAAGCTACTACTACCCTTCCAATTACTATGGTTATGGAGGACGTTACCACTGATTTGCCGAGAGAATAATTGTAGATTTTCTATTGCTGCTGATACGACGATCTAAATGAAAGCTGCGCAATATATTTGGTTTTTAATTCCCATCCTCTTTCTGTTCTGCAGACACAAGATATATAATTCAGAAGGTAAAAAGGTTTTAGAAAATGGCACCAACATTTTAGTTTAAATGATCGAACATACCACTGTAATAGACAATTAGATATAAAGATGTGAGATAGACCTAATAATGAGTGAGTTACCTAATTATAAAAGAATATGAGTTAGACTTTGAGAGATTTCTAGCTCTTAACTCCTTCTTCACTGATACCATTCAGGGGCGTAGGATCACGGGGGGGGGGGTGGACGCtatagcaaacccccccccccccccattttttgctgaaaatatccttttaaacattcagatttacatattTTAAATGCATTTTATCTCTGGCAAccgctcttgtacagtctcaccctcccaccccacccccgccacgtaagtatcatgttagtacccagcatcatagtttcacagtcccgtcgcTGGTCACTTGCTTAGTCTTAAAGAGCAGCCCCCATATTAGGAATCAAGCCACTtgtaatgtttgacccccagtgcataccgtgcaaacaaaTGTTGatttatccatcattaccaaacactattatagtaacaaactacatcattgatacacagtaataaattgaaaatatgacacacgcgaacacatgtagttgacgaatatcgcacatataaacatatgcatgaatgtgtgtgtgtatatatatatatatatatatatatatatatatatatatatatatatatatatatatataatttcttcataattctttttaaatatgtatacttttttataattttagagCTTATTAAgtgttaattatacattattcatacacttttaatatgtatattttctggtctcaggcatgactttcaaatatgtatgtttatattagaaatatgcttgttcttaattttacttacttacaattattctatgtatatatatatatatatatatatatatatatatatatatatatgtatatgtatatgtatatatatatatatatatatatatatatatacatatatatatgtatgtatatatatatatatatatatatatatatatatatatatatatatatatatatatatatattcatatatgtatatataacatataactaaattcagttattttattacatgttgtacaacacaacagccatattggaaagcaagttgaaacttgtagaacgatttgatttacctaatattttcatttatctagattcacgaagtaaacaaatgaaagaatcaaatttattgtattctcttctcacaaggtctgatgcttcatgtcATTATTCATTAAGTAATATTGAATCACTGCATGATACTTCATTGTAATTCGGAAAAGaacgatagccttgacttgatcgatattgcgaatgagtttgtagcaaagaatcaacgtCGTCAGTATATTTTGGTTAATTCGCCAAGTAGGccaatcggtatatatatatatatatatatatatatatatatatatatatatatatatatatatatatatatatatataggctcattGGTATttaatgattgttattgtgtaaaaattggaattggtcacataaaatcttccgaaaatataattttgtctttgatacaatatgctgtcagatgccaggaaatcgcatctgagggtgtttcctcataaaatgtttctgggggagacccccaaggcaaccccccccccccatgccttcgcgcctgcggctccgccttcagtgtcattttgAACtttacccccccccacccccaacaggaaaacgctcctacgcccctacCATTGAATGATCATCGCAACCTTACTGATATGGATTACTATCACATAGGACAAGGGAGCTTGACTTCCTTTAGTCTTTTACAAAGATTTAACAAAATTGTTtgagaagaatttcatcaaataccTTAAAAAATACTTTCCGAGGAAATGTTGTTGAGAGTTTCATGTGGATTTGATTTTATGTCTgcatgcacatttttttttttatattatgctaTTATTTTTACTGATATTATTTCGTGGAAATTTCAAATGCCAGCGGAATTTGAAAGAAAACGGGATTAATGCATTACACATATGGACGTACGCCAATTGGACAGCAATATTTCATTAAGGAAGCAAAGGATGTACATCATATTGAAATCTATGATAATTTTGAATTTAGATTTTCACTACATGCACACCACTTCAACGAAGAGAATTTGATGTATTAAAGCTGATTCTAATATTTTATGACATATTTCTTTCTAATGTCATGGATTATGAGctacttgatagctcagttggtagagtccgtCCTCACAGGCATGctttcggctgaataggcatgggttcgaatctctgcccagccaaaagctattaccataaaggaattccagtggatatatattctcaagatagatttcagtattaaatgctattgtggttgatatttacacacacgcacgcacacacacacacacacacacacatatatatatatatatatatatatatatatatatatatatatatatatatatatatatatatatatatataggcctagtgTCCTTGTGTATAAACAGTGAGAAAAATAGGGCTTACATATTGTGAAGGGTAATATTATATAGCTGTTTAATGTTTTCAGACTTTATAATGAGATATCATCTCATCTTGTGCTGCGGAAATAACAACCTTTAGATTTCAATGGTTATAAAAGCAAGGTCATTCATCAGTCATCATTAAAGAAACGATTCTATTAGAAAATATGAATGCGCTTCAGTAAAGCCACATACTGTACCTGCATTCAGTCTAGGCTATTTCCATCGACAGATATTAATGTGTTTTAACAATTTGAGCTTTGTTAATTATGACGTCTTCTACCACAGATGCAGAGATTAAGAGATTATCAAAGTTTCTTAAAAGGTGGCATTTGTCATCACAACGTAATTCTGCACAAAAAAAAAGACCGATGCGGAAGATGCACAAACGAGGAGAGATGATGCAAGACTGATGCTGAGTCAGCAGGAGATGGGGTGCATGCTGGGTGCAAAAGAATGTGGTTGACTAGAAAACCATTGGGGTATGTGAGTACTTATGGCGAAAATATTTTTTGTGTAGTAGGTTATATAGTTCTCTGTATAGCGGATAATCGAATCCGTGAAGATAGACCCGGCGAGTGACTGAATCCATGAAGATAGACCATGCAGGTGACCGAATCCGTGAAGATAGACTCTGCGGGTGACTGAATCCGTGAAAATAGACCCTGCGGATGACCGAATCCGTGAAGATAGACCCTGCGGGTGACTGAATCCGTGAAGATAGACCCTGCGGGTGACTGAATCCGTGAAGGTAGACCCTGCGGGTGACAGAATTCGTGAAGGTAGACCCTGCGGGTGACCGAATCCGTGAAGATAGACCCTGCGGGTGACTGAATCCGTGAAGGTAGACCCTGCGGGTGACCGAATCCGTGAAGATAGACCCTGCGGGTGACTGAATCCGTGAAGGTAGACCCTGCGGGTGACCGAATCCGTGAAGATAGACCCTGCGGGTGACCGAATCTGTGAAGATAGACCCGCGAATATCGAAAGCTGACTTTATGCCTAAATGAGAAAAAATAACTCATTAAGATCTGTCTCATCAAATGAAACCACAATCGAATTCTTTATACAATATATTCCAACAATTCAAAATTCCTAAGTTTGTAAGGAGCCATTCATACATCATTGAAATTAAAacctaaatataaatacaattctttCAGTGTCATTAAAGTTACAGACTCTTATCATTAGCTCCTGTTATCTGTAAGCACACGTGTAAGCCTGTAAGAAACATAATGATGTCACTCTACTAGGTAGCTCATATAGTGCTACTGGGTTAGGTTCTATACCCTTTAGCACATTAGTAAGACCTTGCAGTTCACTAATGCCACCCTGGTTACTGAAGGGGAAACTTTATATGTAAAATCTATGTGCAAGTATTCAGTGACCTGATGGGCAAAAGATGCAATATATAGACAACATCTAGTTCCAAAAAAAGTGTTTAATCAGTTACATGTATGCAACATGGCACGTTCAGTAACAAGGCATTTCCGTGATGAATTCAGGTAAAACTGTTGATAAACTTACAATTACTGTAGATGGAGGAAACCTGGAAACTCAGTTGATAAACTTACAATTACTGTAGATGGAGGAAACCTGGAAACTCAGTTGATAAACTTACAATTACTGTAGATGGAGGAAACCTGGAAACTCAGTTGATAAACTTACAATTACTGCAGATGGAGGAAACCTGGAAACTCAGTTGATAAACTTACAATTACTGTAGATGGAGGAAACCTGGAAACTCAGTTGATAAACTTACAATTACTGTAGATGGAGGAAACCTGGAAACTCAGTGCATGAATATCATCCTCCTAATGCATCACAAACTGATACTCTTCTTAAATACGAACTACATTATTTACAATTGATATCCTGTTACAATGGTCATATGCTATAAAAATGTTACAATGTTttataagaggaagagaataatgTATCATCGTCATTAGTCAAGCTATttgtagtaacatatatatatataaatatatatatatatatatatatatatatatatatatatatatatatatgtatatatatacatatatatatatatatatatatatatatatatatttatatatatatacattatacatatatatatatatgtatgtatatatatatatatatatatatatatatatatatatatatactgtatatatacagacatatatatatatacatatatatatatatatatatatatatatatatatatatatatatatatatatatatatatagtgctcctACTAGGTGATAAATATCAAGTGTTAGGTAAAgtttaaatattctattctaacTGTTTTTACATCATACACTTTCTTAATAGATCTGATAGGGTCTATGATATATTAAGTTTGATAAAGACTCCATAATGCTCATCATAGTTCTCCCCACAAGTGGAGTATCTCACTCTATAAAGGGGGGACATATGACAAGTTTGAAAATTAGAGCTGTAAATGAATTAATCTTAAGAATTGTCCACGAtgagaaaatcatatatataatatatttaggatTACCATCACTGCAcacgtatatttaaatataataaaacaacaatCTTAACAGAAATATTTATTGACTGCAGTATTAACTTCAAGTGTTCGATATATCAGAATTAATTTCTTCAAGGATTACTGACTTCTTCCTTGTAAGTGTTATATACACTAACATTTTCTAAGAAGCGCGAATATCCAAAAACTCGTTACTTTCAAAGGTAAAGCACCGCCACTAATTCcaataaatttccttttcaaaaagcCTGTCAGATTACTTATTTAGGTAGTGAACAAAAACTAAACAAATAGTTTACTGATATTACTTCCTGGGAATATGCAAAGGGAAATGTTTTTTGGCCATCTATTTTACTTCTATCCTTAACAGTTCCAAGGATTTATGGAAAGTTTTTTTCAAAAACTGGAATTTCTAGCAGCAAAACTCATTTTATTGGATTTTCAAAGATCTGCCATTCCTTGAAAAGTCCAGTTTTTTCTTTCACTTAAATGtgcaaatttgattaagcctgttcatgagcataccgaGTGCAAATTTAATATTagaggagtcctatcaaatgaatttccagtgaatgtgttgtcacctatgttgtttatcttcctcatggattttgtaatgcatagaacagttggggatgattgagaaggattggactgggttggtctACTCTGCACTTAATAAATATAGGTAGACTTAAATTCATTTAAAGGTAAACTGTCCTAAATTATACCTAACTCTTAATTTAAACAGGAAATATCATACTTCTCTACTCTGAAAAAAAAAGAGTATCAATATACAGTGTTTACTGAATACATAACCATACCCAAGATCAATGAGACAGAAGTTGACCACAGAAGTATATTCCTTAGGATCTCGAATAGAACAGATAGAAGATTGGAATACATTTAGGCTTAGAGTCATCTGGGAGGATTAATGGTCATCCTGAGACTTGAGGAAGTCAGCCTGCAGTTGATCGGGCTTGAAATTAGGTTGAATGGGGGAAAATCATAGACGTCCAAGTCCTTCCAAGGTTACTCACAGGCATCCTTAAGTGCCCCCATGTGTCCGGGATGAGGAACAAAATATAAGGAGTTCAGCCAAATGGTGAACAGGTTAATCACCACTAAGATACACTAAGCAAAAAGCTTTTCTTCCTCACAAGAATTTAGAGACCACTCTATCCCAACAACTTGCTACTGGTAACTAAGCTTGTCTACTAGGATGTTCCTACTGCCTTGAATATACCTTGCTGACAGATCTAAGGCATGGAATCCTACCCAAATATGCATCTGCTTCATCAACTTGCAGAGGGATACGGTGAACATGTCACCTACTTTGTTGATGTAGACCACTATTGTTGAGTTCTTATGTATCAGCATGACAGAATAACCCATCACTTGTTACTGGAATACATACATAGCCCGAAAAACAGGAACTGCATAATAAACTTTCTGGAAATGCAAGCTGTTTTTCGGGCTTTGTATGCATTCCAGTAACAAGTGATGGGTTATTCTGTCATGCTGATACACGACAACTCAACCATAGTGGCCTTTATCAACAAGCTAGGAGACACGGCCTCCATATCCCCTTGCACATTAAACCTTCTGGAAATACATGCAGTTTTTCCATGATCCGGAACCTCAGAGAGACTAGGTTTTCCAGGTGTGCTCCCCACCCCTACTTTGATGTATCCAAGAACAGAAGTATCTCAGGAGGTGAGAAGAATATGCCTGGTGAGGTTCTTTTTCTTTATTCACCAGTcagatatattttcatttgattttcccCTGGAACAGGATTGGAAACAAAACCCCTGAATCCAGACCAGTAAGGCTTCAGATACCAATGAAGTGATTTCAAGCGTAGACACCCATTAGGAATAAGCTTTTCTAACAAGAGCAGATACCTGAAGGAAATTTAACCTACCTGAGCGAGTAATTCCTGTCTGGAACTTCAACCACTGCTTGGGCAGAATCTCCGACTTTTCCCATTTTATCAACAATCCCCAGATCGCGAGAATAGGGGGGAAATGGTCTTGATTCTAAAATGATTAATTCTCAGAAAACAGGATTTGCCAATTGTAGTGATATTTCAAATGACATTTCCTGTACAAATGGGTCAAAGATAACACCCGGATGAACATGCAAATGAACACCTCATGGATAATGAAATGTCTGAGGCACAGGGCATTAAATTGGTACAGTACTCCATTGAAGAAACCGAGGTACTTACAAGAGGCCTGATGTATGGGTATTTGAAAATATACATTGCATCCTTCAGAACCACTAAAAGATTAGTCTCTCTATCTTGAATGTTAGTTTTGCAAAAAAAAACGGTTTTTTTTTAGAGTGAGATTCATGACTGGAAGAGTCAGCTTTCAACACAAATCTGTGAAACTCTTCCTGGTTCTCCAAGACTGACCATCCCGTCAAACTGGCAAGATCTGTACTGAACTCTTGTCAAACAATACCACCTGTTAGAAGGCAATGTTAGTGGACTCCATGCCATAGATTCAGAAACAGTTAAAGATACACTCTCTACCTTAACTTTATCTATAGGACAGCTAGTTACCAAGGTACGTTGACTATTCAACAGGAAGACATTGTCAGGCAAGCGGGGAAGGCAAGATCCTCCTAGACTGGTTAGATCAAAGTAAACTCTCAGACC comes from the Palaemon carinicauda isolate YSFRI2023 chromosome 16, ASM3689809v2, whole genome shotgun sequence genome and includes:
- the LOC137654964 gene encoding shematrin-like protein 1, producing MKFLAIVLLAASACATEIEKRDAEPSVVSYGHHRPSYGYGYGYPYGYRSYYPVGYGYVHPHHKRSADPEPEAEASLSYAHHHGHGHPHVYPPHGHHYGKRSADPQPDSEPSYGHGYGYYGYPRPSYYYPSNYYGYGGRYH